The Obesumbacterium proteus DNA window AATCAGCCTGATAGCTGCTTAGCTCTGACATGTATCGCAGAGCTAAGTGGCTATAGTGGGTAAAAAAAGTGACAGAGACGGGCAGGCCAGAATATCGGTTTTAACCGTAGCGATATTCAACGCCAAAGGTGCCACGCGGGTAGTTCCACTCATCTAAAACGGAATCGCGGCACAGGATCCGGCAGGTGCCGCATTCTAAACAGCCCGCGTAGTCAAAGCGGATCGTTCCATCAGGCTGAAGCTTGTATAGCCCCGCCGGACAGGCCAGCGTGAGGGTATGAAACGCCTCCATATCAGGGTGTTCGCGAATGATGATATGCGGATGCCCTTCATCAACGTGAAACTTGTTGATGCCTAATTTAACATCAACGTTAACGGGCTCATTGACGGGGGAATTGGCGGATTTGACGGATTCAGTCATAGCGCGGTCACTCCTTTAATGCCGTCTTTCAACAGGTTCAGATAGCCAATTTTCTTGCAATGACGCATCACCATTTTGCGGATTGGCTGCGGCGGCTGGCCGTTGACGGTAAACATATCCGCCATGATGTCGGCGACCATTTGTGGGTATTGGGTAAACATGCGCGGGTTTTCCAGCATGGCAGGGACTTTACGGTAGTGGCGTAAATCCTTCATCACCGGTAATTCTTCTAGCAGCGTGAGATAACTATTCAACCCCTGCTCGCTAAAGTTATTGGCTTCTTTGGCTTGCAGTACGGCGCGTGCGGCCGCTTCACCAGAGGCGATGGCCATATCCATTCCACGAATGGTGAATCCCAGATTCATACACATGCCTGCGGCGTCACCGGCGATAAGTACGCCGTTACCCACCAGTTTGGGCTGCATATTAATGCCAGCTTCAGGTACTACGTGGGCGGCGTATTCTACGGTTTTGCCACCGGCGATTAATGGGCGAACGGTTGGATGCTGTTTGAAATCTTCCAGCATTTGCGGCACCGATTTTCCCGCATCGGCAATATGACTGAGGCCAACGACGATGCCTAAAGACAATGAATCACCGTTGGTATACAGAAAGCCACCGCCCATCAGACCGTTAGACGGCGTTCCGGCAAACAGCCATGCAGCACCTTCGTTCTCGGTTAGGCTAAAGCGCGCTTCGAGCAGTTCACGAGGCAGTTCAATCAGCTCTTTCACCCCAACGGCCACATGCTTGGCAGAAACCTGTTTCTGCAC harbors:
- a CDS encoding ferredoxin; its protein translation is MTESVKSANSPVNEPVNVDVKLGINKFHVDEGHPHIIIREHPDMEAFHTLTLACPAGLYKLQPDGTIRFDYAGCLECGTCRILCRDSVLDEWNYPRGTFGVEYRYG
- the fixC gene encoding FAD-dependent oxidoreductase FixC; translation: MSEDVFDAIIVGAGLSGCVAALVLAREGANVLVIERGNHAGAKNVTGGRLYGHSLERIIPDFAAHAPVERRITREKISFLTDDSAVTLDYHHANAAEPAQDSYSVLRSKFDPWLMEQAEAAGAQFVPGIRVDKLIERDGKVIGVEADGDILEANVVILAEGVNALLAEQLGMVQKQVSAKHVAVGVKELIELPRELLEARFSLTENEGAAWLFAGTPSNGLMGGGFLYTNGDSLSLGIVVGLSHIADAGKSVPQMLEDFKQHPTVRPLIAGGKTVEYAAHVVPEAGINMQPKLVGNGVLIAGDAAGMCMNLGFTIRGMDMAIASGEAAARAVLQAKEANNFSEQGLNSYLTLLEELPVMKDLRHYRKVPAMLENPRMFTQYPQMVADIMADMFTVNGQPPQPIRKMVMRHCKKIGYLNLLKDGIKGVTAL